A genome region from Clostridia bacterium includes the following:
- the rpmG gene encoding 50S ribosomal protein L33: MREGITLQCTECKNRNYQTTKNKKNDPDRIERKKYCKFCRAQTLHKETR; this comes from the coding sequence ATGCGGGAAGGCATCACCCTCCAGTGTACGGAGTGCAAGAACCGCAACTACCAGACCACAAAGAACAAGAAGAACGACCCAGACAGGATCGAGCGAAAGAAGTACTGCAAGTTCTGCAGGGCGCAGACTTTACACAAGGAAACGCGCTAG